One Streptomyces sp. V4I8 genomic window carries:
- a CDS encoding tyrosine-type recombinase/integrase, producing the protein MRLLLPCEAVFEKMIEGFVECQQARALQPDTIAGRVRTVRQLQAFADAFPWEWNASVFDRWSAAVAAAVAHSTLGQKQLQLSAFLSYLVNPAYGWASVCREMFGAFPAMVLAELNSVRHSQGYVGRPSRNRPLTRPEVRAFFGQMDPEIARLHAAGHKGALTAARDLAMFTTMYGWGLRRREAARLEIHDWRRQAKLAEFGDFAGLAVRWGKALPGQPPRRRIVISVWPWAVATVRYYVQHIRPLFYRDGLDDGVMFPTERGGEISVRSVNDRFAHWRLLTGLPDYLCPHCLRHTYVTRLIEAGYDASFVTEQVGHSHAATTAIYTALSSDYKNSKVREFLDSAEEEALRSAFARAEAEADMDDEFDTFDTADGESTPVTGGHRGTR; encoded by the coding sequence GTGAGGCTGCTGCTGCCGTGCGAGGCGGTGTTCGAGAAGATGATCGAGGGGTTCGTCGAGTGCCAGCAGGCCCGTGCGCTGCAGCCGGACACCATTGCCGGCCGGGTGCGGACGGTGCGTCAGCTGCAGGCGTTTGCCGATGCGTTCCCGTGGGAGTGGAACGCCTCGGTGTTCGACCGGTGGTCGGCGGCTGTGGCCGCCGCGGTGGCGCACTCGACACTCGGGCAGAAGCAGCTGCAGCTGAGTGCGTTCCTGTCCTACCTGGTCAATCCGGCCTACGGGTGGGCGTCGGTGTGCCGGGAGATGTTCGGCGCGTTTCCCGCCATGGTGCTGGCGGAGCTCAACAGCGTGCGACACTCCCAGGGGTACGTCGGGCGGCCCAGCCGCAACCGGCCGCTGACCCGCCCGGAGGTGCGGGCGTTCTTCGGGCAGATGGATCCGGAAATCGCCAGGCTGCATGCTGCCGGTCACAAGGGTGCGCTGACCGCGGCTCGTGACCTGGCGATGTTCACCACGATGTACGGCTGGGGGCTGCGCCGCCGTGAGGCCGCGCGGCTGGAGATCCATGACTGGCGGCGGCAGGCCAAGCTGGCGGAGTTCGGGGACTTCGCGGGGCTGGCGGTGCGGTGGGGCAAGGCCCTGCCCGGGCAACCGCCGCGCCGACGGATAGTGATCTCCGTGTGGCCCTGGGCGGTGGCGACCGTGCGGTACTACGTTCAGCACATCCGGCCGCTGTTCTACCGTGACGGGCTCGATGACGGGGTGATGTTCCCCACCGAGCGCGGCGGGGAGATCTCCGTCCGCTCGGTGAACGACCGCTTCGCTCACTGGCGCCTGCTGACGGGGCTGCCGGACTACCTGTGCCCGCACTGCCTGCGCCACACTTACGTCACCCGGCTGATCGAGGCCGGTTACGACGCCTCGTTCGTCACCGAGCAGGTCGGTCACTCACATGCCGCGACCACGGCGATCTATACCGCCCTCTCCAGTGACTACAAGAACTCCAAGGTGCGCGAGTTCCTTGACTCCGCAGAGGAGGAAGCCCTGCGCAGTGCCTTCGCCCGGGCGGAGGCCGAGGCCGACATGGACGACGAGTTCGACACCTTCGACACCGCGGACGGCGAAAGCACCCCGGTGACCGGCGGCCACAGGGGAACACGATGA
- a CDS encoding helix-turn-helix domain-containing protein — protein sequence MPGGQAEDRRPSGPEALQPRCVWRLRELMAVRRSWFNTTKLVPELRRYGFDFDRSTVYRLVSAEQPPKIPLELVVALCKILDCRFEDLVTEAEPEDGERPRPRGAGPVMPDGPVLSGDFFDAES from the coding sequence GTGCCCGGAGGCCAGGCAGAGGACCGCAGGCCGTCCGGACCGGAGGCGCTGCAGCCACGGTGCGTGTGGCGGCTGCGCGAGCTGATGGCGGTGCGCCGCAGCTGGTTCAACACCACCAAGCTGGTTCCCGAACTGCGCCGCTACGGCTTCGACTTCGACCGCAGCACCGTCTACCGTCTGGTGTCCGCGGAGCAGCCCCCGAAGATTCCCCTGGAACTCGTGGTGGCGCTGTGCAAGATTCTCGACTGCCGGTTCGAGGACCTGGTGACCGAGGCCGAGCCCGAGGACGGTGAGCGTCCACGCCCACGCGGAGCGGGTCCGGTCATGCCGGACGGGCCAGTGCTCTCCGGCGATTTCTTCGACGCCGAGAGCTGA
- a CDS encoding tyrosine-type recombinase/integrase → MHRASWHVSLKVGSASGHGEKRQHLFCHRGQLVGKDYLNKTILPALCGKSGVPQTNSHGALTSHRARATIATQLLNAREPLTVHDLQQWLGHKHPASTRYYAEILQRTLTAAYRKADYFARNVRTIQVLIDRESILTGAAAGGEQPWKYYDLGSGYCSYDFFAKCPHRLACARCPFYVPKDSTRGQLLAVKDGIDQMLEQLDLTDAEREALEGDREAVTALAERLADTPTPAGPTPRELGTTSSFIPLTQLTNTLSTKTPGQRDMQDTDRKSPDYQE, encoded by the coding sequence ATGCATCGGGCCTCATGGCATGTCAGCCTGAAAGTCGGAAGTGCATCCGGCCACGGCGAGAAAAGGCAGCACCTCTTCTGCCACCGCGGCCAGCTCGTCGGCAAGGACTACCTCAACAAGACCATCCTCCCGGCCCTCTGCGGCAAGTCCGGCGTCCCGCAGACCAACTCCCACGGAGCGCTCACCAGCCACCGGGCCCGCGCCACCATCGCCACCCAACTCCTCAACGCCCGCGAGCCGTTGACCGTCCATGACCTTCAGCAATGGCTCGGCCACAAGCACCCGGCCAGCACCCGCTACTACGCGGAGATCCTGCAGCGCACCCTCACCGCCGCCTACAGGAAGGCCGACTACTTCGCCCGCAACGTCCGCACCATCCAGGTCCTCATCGACCGCGAGTCCATCCTCACCGGAGCCGCCGCAGGCGGCGAACAGCCCTGGAAGTACTACGACCTGGGCAGCGGCTACTGCAGCTACGACTTCTTCGCCAAGTGCCCCCACCGGCTGGCCTGCGCACGCTGCCCGTTCTACGTCCCCAAGGACTCCACCCGCGGCCAGCTCCTAGCCGTCAAGGACGGCATCGACCAGATGCTCGAACAGCTCGACCTGACCGACGCCGAACGCGAAGCCCTCGAAGGAGACCGCGAAGCGGTCACCGCCCTTGCCGAACGCCTCGCCGACACCCCCACACCCGCCGGCCCAACCCCCAGAGAGCTCGGAACGACCAGCAGCTTCATTCCTCTGACCCAGCTCACGAACACCCTCTCCACGAAGACGCCGGGTCAGCGCGACATGCAAGATACCGATCGAAAATCTCCTGACTATCAGGAGTGA
- a CDS encoding NUDIX domain-containing protein, translated as MERVDDQDRVLGVVSRREAVREGWLHRVGVVVCRDRQSRFLVHRRAEQLSRFPGHYELGVGGAAGVGESYEQAAARELSEELGARATVCLQFKFLNRGGLSPHWLGVCDAVLPEVVAPDPGEVAWQGWLTESELRRTLQQWTFTPDSQEIFDRYLACRADPASSWRGCS; from the coding sequence GTGGAACGTGTCGATGATCAGGACCGAGTGCTGGGAGTCGTCAGCCGGAGGGAGGCCGTCCGGGAGGGCTGGCTGCACCGGGTTGGCGTGGTGGTGTGCCGCGATAGGCAAAGTCGCTTTCTGGTTCATCGGCGTGCCGAGCAGCTGTCCCGTTTCCCAGGGCACTACGAACTCGGTGTCGGGGGCGCGGCGGGAGTCGGCGAGTCCTATGAGCAGGCGGCGGCCCGCGAGCTCAGTGAGGAGCTGGGGGCGCGGGCGACCGTGTGCCTTCAGTTCAAGTTCCTCAACCGGGGTGGGCTCAGCCCTCATTGGCTTGGGGTGTGCGATGCCGTGCTTCCGGAGGTCGTCGCTCCGGACCCGGGTGAGGTGGCCTGGCAGGGGTGGCTGACCGAGTCTGAGCTGCGGCGGACTCTGCAGCAGTGGACCTTCACTCCTGATAGTCAGGAGATTTTCGATCGGTATCTTGCATGTCGCGCTGACCCGGCGTCTTCGTGGAGAGGGTGTTCGTGA
- a CDS encoding HNH endonuclease yields the protein MPDPSHAPAVMESRTGGETAAYLADLVGWTADWPGSSHGHGAPSLPMIWTTPTATPAEEATVDKLIHGHASGHEALTYFQTHGHPHLQGEPAFVASDDGTGVWIFPDHAATGGVTTSPHPAGDGGGASPGAPHPTGGHSSTDSGGSPGAPASGGGGTSDTGPAPAGRSQPGTAAEGPAAGGEPAPGGRGVPTGGSPEHGGAPGGESGPSGSPPPAGGPEAGSGPGTPGHQGPSAPPPAVAHDPHGIPYWTSPTAKDWEKLWGTGSRLDPATDPPYLAPGFIPRPPAAVPSGTPLTPAPDRDYATPEEEWEVAKESAWNWLLDKFLFFNPLLHGPLSSWRYTEPPANVSSGRLYELRDSYDTMQRFLNVTEFAFGFVNPLIVESALANGLASRFTTMMSRLAKDSAGMIALGRHTVSEIRAAERVIELSTGAPATSKQVESFLLLKRLFHEERAALSMDGAAFEGFEEHIFEWAGKRGDVNIGMYRGSRAKDAAAANKMLGIDDPGPDFVWHHHPDFGRMVLIPRDIHEQVRHWGGVAIFKRLFGIDYP from the coding sequence ATGCCCGATCCCAGCCATGCGCCGGCCGTCATGGAATCGAGGACCGGCGGTGAGACCGCCGCATACCTGGCGGATCTGGTCGGCTGGACCGCTGACTGGCCCGGCAGCAGCCACGGCCACGGCGCGCCGAGCCTGCCGATGATCTGGACGACACCCACTGCCACCCCCGCCGAAGAAGCGACAGTGGACAAGCTGATCCACGGACACGCCTCGGGGCACGAGGCGCTGACCTACTTCCAGACGCACGGCCACCCGCACCTGCAGGGCGAGCCGGCCTTCGTTGCCAGTGACGACGGCACCGGTGTGTGGATCTTTCCCGACCACGCGGCCACCGGCGGCGTCACCACCTCGCCGCACCCGGCCGGGGACGGCGGCGGGGCGTCCCCTGGCGCTCCCCATCCGACGGGCGGCCATAGCTCCACTGACAGCGGGGGGAGCCCCGGTGCGCCGGCTTCGGGCGGGGGAGGCACGTCAGACACCGGCCCGGCGCCGGCCGGGCGGAGCCAGCCCGGCACCGCGGCAGAAGGTCCCGCGGCCGGCGGTGAGCCCGCCCCGGGGGGTCGCGGAGTACCCACGGGCGGATCTCCGGAGCACGGCGGCGCGCCCGGCGGCGAAAGCGGCCCGAGCGGCTCACCGCCGCCGGCCGGCGGCCCCGAGGCGGGTAGTGGCCCCGGCACCCCGGGCCACCAGGGCCCGTCCGCACCGCCGCCGGCCGTGGCCCACGACCCGCACGGCATCCCGTACTGGACGAGTCCCACGGCGAAGGACTGGGAGAAGCTCTGGGGCACCGGCTCCCGGCTCGATCCTGCCACCGACCCGCCCTACCTCGCCCCCGGCTTCATCCCCCGGCCCCCGGCCGCGGTCCCCTCCGGCACCCCGCTCACCCCCGCGCCCGACCGCGACTACGCCACGCCCGAGGAGGAGTGGGAGGTGGCCAAGGAGTCGGCGTGGAACTGGCTCCTGGACAAATTCCTGTTCTTCAATCCGCTGCTGCACGGCCCGCTGTCCTCCTGGCGCTACACCGAGCCGCCCGCCAACGTGAGCAGCGGCCGGCTGTACGAACTGCGCGACAGCTACGACACGATGCAGCGTTTTCTGAACGTCACCGAGTTCGCCTTCGGCTTCGTCAACCCGCTGATCGTGGAATCCGCGCTGGCCAACGGCCTGGCCTCCCGCTTCACGACCATGATGAGCCGCCTGGCCAAGGACAGCGCCGGAATGATCGCGCTCGGTCGGCACACGGTGTCGGAGATCCGTGCGGCCGAACGCGTCATCGAGCTGAGCACGGGCGCCCCCGCCACCAGCAAGCAGGTGGAGAGCTTCCTGCTGCTGAAGCGGCTCTTCCACGAGGAGCGCGCCGCGCTCTCCATGGACGGCGCGGCCTTCGAGGGCTTCGAAGAGCACATCTTCGAGTGGGCGGGCAAGCGGGGCGACGTCAACATCGGGATGTACCGCGGGTCCCGCGCCAAGGACGCGGCCGCCGCCAACAAGATGCTCGGCATCGACGACCCGGGCCCGGACTTCGTCTGGCACCACCATCCCGACTTCGGCCGGATGGTGCTCATTCCTCGGGACATCCACGAGCAGGTCCGGCACTGGGGCGGGGTGGCGATCTTCAAGCGCCTCTTCGGCATCGACTACCCGTGA